The Juglans regia cultivar Chandler chromosome 11, Walnut 2.0, whole genome shotgun sequence genome contains the following window.
ATATTCTCAAAAAGATCTTGATATCTTAGTTTAGTTTTGCCTCGCCAATTATATTGATCTTACGCCTTGGAATGGGATATAAAATGAAGTTACAATGTCTATATAGCGATAAATTCTTCTAATCATTGCAAACTATTGAAGGAATTTCTCAAATGTGAGTCATACAAATGTGAGTAAACTAGAACATGCCACGAATTGAACTGATCATGCATTACTTCGTTGGTTTAGCTATCTCAGGCGAGAGTTTCTTGAAATGAGTGTTCTAGAAGCTTTAGTTTCATTTgtagtcactacaagaaaaataagtttttgtgaCCATTTGTTTTGTGgtgaaaagattatttgtgatcaaaatagatttattttaactgtaaatagtcatttcgctggaattaactggtcacaaataaacagttttcttgtagtgagtgtGCTGGTCGTAGTAACCTAGCTACTTGAAAAGGCAGAGACAAATACCTCTTATTGCGACAAATCGAGTTTCAAAAGCTCATTTATCAATCACATTTTTAGGCACACCAATACGTTCAAACAATACCTAGCTTTTGATACTTATCCTTTGAAACAAAATCCCTCTCCATGCACTCTCCTTTCCACCTTCGCCCCTTCCCTTCTCGCCATTTCCAGTTTCCTCGTCTCTCTAACTTTGTTTACCCTCTTTTTATATAGgttattgaataataaatatatcgtTTTTGTAGCACCATCAACACACATGTCCATACTAACCATGACCGGCCATATGCACTAACATGTGGTCGTCACCCGCCATTGTCAATATTGGTGTGTGATCGGGTTAAACTCCTTTATTAGTTTCTAGCAACGACGcgctacaagaaaaattagtaGTTGTAacggattatttgtgacgaaaatgactatttatgatgaaaatatactcattttaacaagaaatagtaatttttacatgaaatgactgataacaaataaatagttttttttgtaGCGCATACCTATGATTTGATTTCAAACCAAAAAGCAATCACAGAAACTTCTTCACCCTCAATCATGATCAatagagctagctagctggttAGAATCCTTCAAATCTCTGTTTCCTTAATAATGCAAAGTACTATAGAATATTTCTTTCTACAATCAACGATAAAAGAATCTCTAACAGTGTAGATTTATACTGAATCTTGAAAATTAATGTTCGAAAAACAACCAAATTGTTCTATTCTAGAATACGCTTTTTAGGTGTAAAAAAGTTGATCTTAATGGGTTGTtgaacatgtatatataaattaagtagATGGTTGATATCATGTTTACATGATAATGACCCATATATCTTTTCCAAAAGCAGATTTTAACcccttttgaaaatattatacaactaaaaaagagaaaaatgactAAATGCAATCCCTTAGAAGTTAGAACATTCAAGGGCttgaatatattaattaacagagacaatattaaaataagaatcTTAATTTCACTTAAACTTTAGGAGAGTTTGTAACATTATGGTCCATACTAGAGATCCAAAAAACTTTTCAacaatatataactaatatatataattgttcaataaAGGATTTCCTTTAGGATAGCTTGATCATGTGATGCTGAAACTAAAATCCATAATCAGTATAATGTTGTGAATGTTGGTTGATATTAAGGATTGACACAAAGAGAGATAAGAAAGATCAGTGCTTGCATGGGTTGTTGGCCGAAAAAACAGTGGCGACGGAGGAGCTGGCATGGTGGAGCTGCTCGATGCATGGCACGATGTCTTCAATGGTGGTGGGAATAATACAGACAAGGAAGGGCATGCAAAGAAATATTgcacaaaaaaactaaaaaataaaaggaatgtATCCAAGATAACTACTAATTAAACAGGTGTGAATATTGGGGGAGGAGAAGCCGGAAAATGAAAAGGGTGGGGAGTGGAAATCAGGGGGAGCGGGAGATCTAGAgcgagaggaagaaagaaagtatATGATAATGTATTACCATTTTTGCAGTGTATAAGAAAGTTAGTAAATCCAAAATTACCAatgataaagagagagagatcatagAGATACTATTTCTGCAACTTTTGCTTTgcctttttaatattaattacgcatagaaaaagaaaaagaaaaagaaaaggaaaagagtgAGCGGGGGAAatcaaggaaatcatgaaagtgGTGAACAACCAAAGCCAGCGGCGATCAAGGCGGTAGGCAAATcacgtaaatttatttttgagttagTCAAGAGAAACGGGCAAAAATCACTTGCACTCGTAAGAAAAgtaccaaagaaaaaaataaaaaagtagataagGTGGCAGTTTCCTAGGTGGTCACTAACATTGTTTTTTGGTAGGACGGACAACACCATATCCAACAAAGTAAAActctttatgttttttatttttttttaaatgagaaggGAAGATTCATAAATTTGGTGGCGAGCTGTGGATATGGTCCGAGTTGGCCTTCCATTTTGTACAGAAACAGAGCCTGCAGAAACCGCCCATGTTAAATACGTTTATTATCCGAGTATAAATTACACACAGTAGAGAGGAAAAAAACGCAGTAAACttcgagcgagagagagaaggcaCTTTTTCTAAGGTCTACGGACGCTTTCAGCCCTCATTCAATGCTTTCCCGAACTCCCCACCCCCTTTTCTCGCAATTCCACCATACATTCAGTTGCTCCATCCCTCCCACCTCTGCAACCAGTACCATCACCTCTGTTCCTTTCTTAAAGTATCCTTGTATTCAGGTACGGTTTCTGGGATGGAAAACTGgaagaaagttttgagttttttctgATGAAGTcgtttcttttttggtttttataaatgatttggattttctgtgtgtgtgtgtgtggtttgTAGGCAGAAACGGAAATGGAATGCGTGGAGGCTGCGTTGAAGACCAGTTCTAGGAAGGAAATGACGGTCAAATCGACCCCACAGTTGGTTTTCCAGGATTTGTCGCCTGGAAATGGGCAAAATGGCGTGGGTTGCGACGATTTTTTTGTGGATGAGCTCCTGGACTTGTCTAATGAAGATGGGTTTGTGAAGGAAGAGccagcagaagaagaagaggaacaagaggaagaagataagGGCTTTGTCTCTGTTTCCCATCAACAGGACCACCAAAATTCCAACACCAAAATAACTCTCTCTGCCAAAGACGAGTTTGGCTCCGAACTCAGCGTTCCggtattttcctttcttttaaccCTTGTCTCTTAATATACAAACGGacggttttttttttgaaggagtTTTATGGTAGTTATTGACCTAAGGTATCGTCCTTCTGAACAGACCGATGATTTAGCGAACCTGGAATGGCTGTTTGTCGAGGATTCTTTTCCCGAATTTTGCACACCTTACCCAGCCGGAAGTTTAACGGAAAAGCCTAAGAACGAAGGGCCGGAACCGGAACTGGTAAAGCCGTGTTTCAAGACTCCTGTTCCAGCTAAGGCTAGAAGCAAGCGCACGAGAACCGGAGGCCGAGTTTGGTCCCTTAGTTCCCCTTCGCTGACCGAGTCGTCCTCGAGTTCAACCTCCTCGACCTCTTCCTCGTCCCCTTCAAGTACTTGGCTCATATACCCCACGGCGGCCCAGAAGGCGGGACTGGTCGAGACAGTTTATTCGGTGGAAAAACCACCAGCGAAGAGGCAGAAGAAAAAACCGACGCCGGGAGAGCCGGCGTTAGTCTCTTTTGGGGCCCAGCTACCGAGGCGGTGCAGCCATTGCGGTGTCCAGAAGACACCACAGTGGAGAACAGGTCCGCTCGGAGCGAAGACGCTGTGCAACGCTTGTGGGGTCCGGTTTAAGTCCGGTCGGCTCCTGCCCGAATATAGGCCCGCTTGTAGTCCGACTTTCTCGAGCGAACTGCACTCCAACCATCACCGGAAAGTGCTGGAGATGCGGCGGAAGAAGGAGTCGCCGGGCGTGACCCAGTCCGATTTGGCTGCCCCTGCGGTGTCCAGTTTTTTAGAagaactctaaaaaaaaaaactcgttaaaaaacaaaaatttaggGAAAGAGAGAAGATTAGGAGAAGAACCGGAGACACTGAGTGAACCGGGTTCGAACGGGCCATAGTTAGTGTATATTCTTTCCATGGTGGGTGAGTTAGGTTGTTTTACTTCAAGGAATGTAACTTTAATTAGGGAGACTTCAATATGTAactttctctctttgttttctttttcttctgataTTATCCATTCCTATTTTGGTATTTTAGAGAGAAATTGTTACCccttttatctaaatgatttgttaggacaatatattttttagttgagaatttgatttgaattttttttaaaaaaattttattatcaaatcgATGTGTAgagtatatttaataaattatttgatttagatgataaattttaaaatttaaatattacaattaagTAGTGTAAATGTTGTACTTTACATAGCGGCTTAACGCTCTAATACTATAATTAATTGATAAtcatattaagaaataatagtACTAGTAGTTAGGGagttaagataaatatataaagtaaatcatacaatatttattacttatttattattatctaaaatatttaaagtttattcaaaagaaaaagaagagatatTAATGGTAGGAGAGAGATTTTGAGGAAGATGTAAAGAGTTCAATCTTTAGTTGGTATGGCCGTTGGAAAGCGAAGACATCGTGGGTGAAGatgtgtatgtatgcatgtggCTTAGGTAATTGGTGTACCTAGAAACCCCACCTCTGGAAACAGTTTGTGCTTCGTTATTTCCGAACTCCAAAGTGAGAGAGCCTTGTGATTATGTCCGGATGTTCAGCCACTGGCCCCTTTCTTCGATTCCAACGTAATATGGGTTTTGATGCTGTTTTGGACCATCCAATATCCCTTTTGACGAAATTCGAAAGGCACTCTGTATAAtgattaatatacatatatatgtatatataatgtgtggttactgttaaataattaatatgtatattatataaaaaataaaattacatgtgCAGTCATTTTTATGTACGCTTTATGAACTCTACTGATGTGATTGActgcatattaaaaaaaaaatgatacagtcaatcatattaatagagtgtacaaaaaatacacaaaaatgattatatgtaacaaaactcaaaataagaAGGTTGCCACTCACTCCAACAGTCCGGCCTCTTTGAGATGGCCAACCACCCTTATGAGATGGGGCCAATTACTATGACGGGTTGTTTGGGAGCCAACCATGTGGGTGAGATTGTATCTATCTCACAAAATGGGATATATGATTCCTTGCCTGTGGCTCAATCGGCTCCTTTGAGTGGTCGGTTTTCACTTTAAGGCTTGGTTTGGATAGCAAGTTGAAACGAGATGAaagctgaataaaatattattttttaatactatttttgttttgaaatttgaaaatattgaattgtttattgtattttatttaaaaatttgataaatttgtaatgattagatgaaatgaaatgagttgagataatttcactattcaaaccagGCCTAAGAGAATGGTTGTCTATTCATGTCATGGGTTATTTGGTGTGGTTGAACACATTTCGTTTCTAGTTATTATATTATGATACTGTGACATTGAGTGTCAATGCCATTTAAAATTACACATTATTttgtaaatgataaaaaaatttgtaaccctaacataaagaaagaacaaatagGTGAGAGGTAATAAAATAACAGAGTAGATGTGAGGCGAGAATGATGAGACATGGGTTTCCAATCAATGCCCCATTTAATGGTAAGACATGAATGTCACCATTTCATGGTCCATTTCTCTGCttccatttttatattttcattctaaACTGTTGACAAGTTCACTCCACAATATTGTCTTTGCCTTTGACAGTTGCACTTACGCAGATGTAATAGATTTGATAGTAATCAAATTTGTAAAATCAAACTTGTATTGATGTTGATGGGTTTGTGAAGCATTTGTTCATTGAAGTCGGTGTGTTGCTGGGAATATGTTCATGAGGAAAAGAAAGTGTGAAGAAATCGTTGCATCTCATCTAGACTGTACAATGACACAGAAACTCGGTTTCAAAAGCTAAGTCACTCTTTCTACTTCACATTAGCCAAGAATGCATAATGAGACTTACGAAGATCAAGTTAGTTCTCTTTTGAAGTCACTGATAAGTGAGAATTTCTTAGGAAAATTGGAGAAGTTTTTACCTAGagaatgatgatatatataggTAATCCGTTGTTGGTGAGCATTACAATGGGACTTTTGGTCACATTGTTTATAAGGGTACTTTTCTCCCAACAAAAGATAAGGGTTGTCAATAATTCATAAACAATTCCTTAAGTCATGATAAAATCTACATGATTCAAATCAAATGATTGAtctttttatattgtatttataattcttaGTAATGgatcatctctgaatccaaacacaTCTCCATTGTAGTGTAATATATTGTATGCATTTATTGCAAAACTAAGCATCTCTCCCCGACCTCTCTAAATTCCCTACATTCTCTCTTGAATTCTCCAAAACCCTCAAACCTAATCGTCGGATTGAGTAACgcttctctcattttcttcaagGCTTAAAGGTCAGATTTAGaagttattttttcttgtatttttctaaACCGGTTTAGATTTGTTTTACCGTCTTCCCGGCAATAGAAGATACATGCTGCATGACAGGATTGTGTACATTGACTGTCGATCTTCAAAACCTAGCTTGAAACATCACCAATACACAAACATGACATGATGTGTACTCTCATGTGCTGCCTAGGTGGTGAGTCTCACACACTATCATAATTTTGAGGGTGTCAAGGCCACTTGCACGCCACTTATGGATTCTTTAATCGTAGTCTCTAAGTAGATCTTTTCAGATCTATCATATCCACTCCATCCCTGTTGCAGCATGAGTGAGTTTTTGGTGTAgccccgtttggatttagagatgagttgaataaaaaaattttagaatattattttttaatattattattattttgagattcaaaaaagttgaattgtttattatattttgtgtgaaaatttgataaagttgtaattatgagatgatatgagttgaaatgagttgaagtgAGTTTCCAATGCAAATCGAGGCAAATTTAGACCATTCGATCTCAACATGTGCCTAGCTAGATTCATTGTTTATTTCtgatcaatttttatttatgtgCTAGGTTTTCCAAAATAGGGTTTTTAATTGGAACACCCCACCTCtcttctattttcaaatttacattattaaaaaaacaaaaaactcacTTTGCACGGGCAAGAAGAGATGCTCTGCATACAATTTACTCGTggctttttattctttcttctttttaccAACACTTCATATTTAGGTCTATCCTCTTCACTTCAAaacatttaagtttttaacatcAACTTGAAAACACACtatcctaatatataattttaaagaaatgcTATAAAGAAACTTTACACCATATATTTCCACTTAATCAACaagtaatttgtcatttttgtcattctatttaaacacacaaatatttaaatattaagatagaatgtcaaaaatgacaaatcacatgttgattACATAGAGATATGTGGTGTAAAACTTTcttatagaatttctcataattttatggTGTAGGCAGGCATGTTTATGATGCAAGGTGGATTAATATAAAATCGTTAATTACTAAGTGAATGCCATATGTCAATTCCCATGCTTAAGATAGAGTATACTACAACAGAATTGAGTTTTTATGACAGTTTTGAATTTGTGACAATCctgaaaccgtcacaaaaaatattatatgtaattgTTACAAGAAACCGTCACCAAAAGTGGACAAGAAATGGTCATACATtcgaattataataatatttcgtTCGAACATAACTCAAACGATATTGTTTTGGAATGAGTACATGCGAACGTGTAAAATgttacattcaaacgtttagCCCACTTACGTGTGAACGTATAAGTTATTtgttcaaacgttcgaacgatttagtttatgttcgaacgatagtcattaacattcgaacgtgaattgttttaaaattaaaaatagaatttcaaatttaaaaagattgacaattgaaatacaaaaatactatatatattaaatgatattgttACTTACATAAAGtatacaaaaagaaatatattaaaatacaaattcaaaatatgataaaagtgcagcaaaactcaaaacaagTTGTTTACAAATGTATGAAATTCCTCAGTCAATGTGTTGGCCTTTTCGTTTAGGATATCTAAACGATGACCAATATTGGTGATACTCTGTTGTACTGAAGCGATCTGTCGGTCGATATGCACAGTAATATTTGAGACAATCTCACCAACCCAAACAGGGCATGGATCGAGCCTAGCAGGGCGCACTTCCCCTATAGATGTACCCATTGGCTGTTGACTAGTACTCCCACTATGTGGAGCAATACCGACCCCAGATTGggtgatatgaacccatggGAATAGAATCTtttgaactcacaatcaatttaagactaggtccatctcgGTGCCCATCACTG
Protein-coding sequences here:
- the LOC108992062 gene encoding GATA transcription factor 5-like, which produces MLSRTPHPLFSQFHHTFSCSIPPTSATSTITSVPFLKYPCIQAETEMECVEAALKTSSRKEMTVKSTPQLVFQDLSPGNGQNGVGCDDFFVDELLDLSNEDGFVKEEPAEEEEEQEEEDKGFVSVSHQQDHQNSNTKITLSAKDEFGSELSVPTDDLANLEWLFVEDSFPEFCTPYPAGSLTEKPKNEGPEPELVKPCFKTPVPAKARSKRTRTGGRVWSLSSPSLTESSSSSTSSTSSSSPSSTWLIYPTAAQKAGLVETVYSVEKPPAKRQKKKPTPGEPALVSFGAQLPRRCSHCGVQKTPQWRTGPLGAKTLCNACGVRFKSGRLLPEYRPACSPTFSSELHSNHHRKVLEMRRKKESPGVTQSDLAAPAVSSFLEEL